Below is a genomic region from Pontibacillus yanchengensis.
AGCTAAGAAAGTATGGAAGTGTTCCTCACTCTGGGTTTGGGCTTGGTTTAGAGCGGACAGTAGCCTGGATTGCAGGTGTTGAGCATGTTAGAGAAACGATACCATTCCCGCGTTTATTAAATCGTTTATATCCTTAAGCGTTGTGCAAAAAGCTCCCATTACTTGGGAGCTTTTTCATTTTCATTTTTTGGTCGGATAGCGACAGCATTACATGTTATAATCAAGTTTGTATAAATAATAGAGTAAGATTTAATCGATAAAAACACAGTTTACTTTCGCTTTGTTAGCTATCCTAGTTAATACGTGTTGCTCTAATGAAAAGGCAGAGGTGAGACGAAAAAAATGAACCATATTAGCTTATTAATGAAAGATCAAATGACCTTACCTAAAAAATTGCTGACAAATTATCATAGCATGGGAATCGCAGAGGTTGATGTATTAGTTATTCTTCAAATTCATCGTTTTCAAATAGAAGGAAATGATTTCCCTACACCAAGTGAACTTGCTCAGTTTTTGACAATCACTGAACAAGAATGTTCACAAGTTTTACGAAAGTTGATTCAAAAAGGATATTTGTCTATTGAACAAATGACGAATGAAGAGAATGTTATAAATGAAATTTATGCACTAGATGGATTGTGGCAATCACTAGTGGAAGAGAAAGTAGAATATAATCAAGGAAATGCTTCACAATTTGATGATGAAGAACAACCTAATATGTTTGTGCTATTTGAGCAAGAATTCGGACGACCACTATCTCCATTTGAAATTGAGACCATAAATCTATGGATTGACGAAGATCACCAAGAGCCTGCTTTAATAAAAGCTGCCTTACGTGAGTCAGTATTAATGGGTAAATTAAACTTTAAGTACATTGATCGGATTTTACGTGAATGGAAGAAGAAGGGGATACGTACTGTTCAAGAGGCTAGAGAAGCAAGTAAATCATTTAGAAGTCAGCAAACAAGTGGAGCACAAACTACGGAAGAATCTACACAGAAAAAGAGTGATGCCTCCATTTACTATAATTGGCT
It encodes:
- a CDS encoding DnaD domain-containing protein, encoding MNHISLLMKDQMTLPKKLLTNYHSMGIAEVDVLVILQIHRFQIEGNDFPTPSELAQFLTITEQECSQVLRKLIQKGYLSIEQMTNEENVINEIYALDGLWQSLVEEKVEYNQGNASQFDDEEQPNMFVLFEQEFGRPLSPFEIETINLWIDEDHQEPALIKAALRESVLMGKLNFKYIDRILREWKKKGIRTVQEAREASKSFRSQQTSGAQTTEESTQKKSDASIYYNWLDDA